The Acetivibrio saccincola genome window below encodes:
- a CDS encoding dockerin type I repeat-containing protein, which yields MNANSGSFMVDNVKITGLPSTQPTPTQSPKPTPPGSYGDINGDGIINTSDYALLNRHILEIPVQNANLNNADLNGDGVVDSLDATILSRYLLEVIDRFPVQR from the coding sequence ATGAATGCAAATTCAGGTTCATTTATGGTGGACAATGTAAAAATTACCGGTCTTCCATCAACACAGCCAACACCGACACAATCACCTAAGCCGACACCACCAGGGTCATATGGTGATATTAACGGGGACGGCATAATCAATACCTCAGACTATGCACTTTTGAACAGACATATATTAGAAATACCTGTGCAAAATGCAAATCTTAACAATGCAGATTTAAATGGGGACGGAGTGGTAGATTCCCTTGATGCTACAATTTTAAGCAGATACCTTCTTGAAGTTATAGACAGATTCCCGGTTCAAAGATAA
- a CDS encoding glycoside hydrolase family 9 protein, which yields MYKKRVGAWIVSLAVMLAAVISGGGISSASAQYDYARALQYSMFFYDANMCGTEVSNNSLLSWRDNCHTYDAKLPLDSTNTNMSSGFISRYRSILDPDGDGTVDVAGGFHDAGDHVKFGMPQVYSAATLGWGFYEFREQFEELGQDTHMKRILRYFNDYFMKVTFRDSSGKVIAHCYQVGDGDIDHNYWNAPEDDTMFRKGWFATEERPSTDCISGAAASLAINYMNFKDEDPQYAQKSLDYAKALFDFAYSNRKEVNKDGPGMYYDSTDWKDDYCWAAAWLYLATQDDFYLDEAFKYNDYYAPPWWTHCWNNVWVGTACILAEINDKYDKNSNKFEDRFKQLSGMNQWTEVDFWSQVKLLGDNWMSGQVAKTTPAGYAFLDRWGSARYNTATQLAVLVYDKHTNGDRPSKYSEWARGQMDYLLGKNPLNRSYIVGYSSNSVKFPHHRAASGTTHAEDPSPHKHILYGALVGGPDQSDNHVDVTSDYIYNEVAIDYNAALVGACAGLYRYFGNSSMSVTPNFPPDGRDLGDDNGGGNTPVILYGDLNGDGVVNTIDISLLGRYILEIIDGFSVPLEAADVNGDGDINTQDHTLMTRYLMELITEFPVERNR from the coding sequence ATGTACAAAAAAAGGGTAGGTGCTTGGATTGTAAGTTTAGCTGTCATGTTAGCTGCAGTTATTTCCGGAGGGGGGATAAGCAGCGCTTCGGCACAATATGACTATGCAAGGGCACTTCAGTATTCTATGTTTTTCTATGATGCAAATATGTGTGGCACAGAGGTTTCAAATAATAGTCTATTAAGTTGGAGAGATAACTGTCATACTTACGATGCAAAACTTCCTTTAGATTCAACAAACACTAACATGTCAAGTGGTTTTATCAGCAGATACAGAAGCATATTAGACCCTGACGGGGATGGGACGGTTGACGTTGCCGGAGGGTTTCATGATGCCGGTGACCATGTGAAATTCGGAATGCCTCAGGTGTACAGTGCAGCTACACTGGGGTGGGGATTTTATGAATTTAGGGAGCAGTTTGAAGAGTTGGGACAAGATACTCACATGAAGAGAATTTTAAGGTATTTTAATGACTATTTTATGAAAGTTACATTCAGGGATTCTTCAGGCAAGGTAATTGCTCACTGCTATCAGGTTGGAGACGGGGATATAGACCATAACTACTGGAATGCACCTGAAGATGATACCATGTTTAGAAAAGGATGGTTTGCTACTGAAGAGCGGCCTTCCACAGACTGTATTTCAGGAGCGGCGGCTTCCCTTGCAATAAACTATATGAACTTTAAAGATGAAGATCCTCAATATGCTCAAAAGAGCCTTGATTATGCAAAAGCCCTATTTGACTTTGCTTACTCAAACAGAAAAGAAGTTAACAAAGATGGACCTGGAATGTACTATGATTCAACTGACTGGAAAGATGATTACTGCTGGGCTGCAGCTTGGCTTTACTTAGCAACTCAGGATGATTTTTACTTGGACGAAGCTTTTAAATATAATGACTATTATGCACCACCATGGTGGACACATTGCTGGAATAATGTGTGGGTTGGAACAGCTTGTATTTTAGCTGAAATAAACGACAAGTACGACAAAAACAGCAATAAGTTTGAAGACAGGTTTAAACAGCTTTCAGGCATGAACCAGTGGACTGAAGTAGATTTTTGGAGCCAGGTAAAATTATTGGGTGATAATTGGATGAGCGGGCAGGTTGCTAAAACCACGCCGGCAGGATATGCATTTTTAGACCGCTGGGGTTCTGCAAGGTACAATACAGCTACACAGCTTGCAGTTTTGGTATATGACAAACACACCAACGGTGACAGGCCGTCTAAATACAGTGAATGGGCAAGAGGACAGATGGACTACCTACTAGGTAAAAACCCTCTAAATCGTTCTTACATAGTGGGATACAGCAGTAATTCAGTAAAATTCCCTCACCACAGGGCAGCATCAGGTACAACCCATGCAGAAGACCCTTCACCGCACAAACATATACTGTACGGTGCGCTGGTTGGTGGTCCAGATCAAAGTGACAACCATGTAGACGTTACAAGTGATTATATTTATAATGAAGTTGCAATAGACTACAATGCTGCACTGGTTGGTGCATGTGCTGGGCTTTACAGATATTTTGGGAATTCATCTATGAGTGTTACACCAAATTTCCCGCCTGACGGAAGGGATTTAGGCGATGATAATGGCGGTGGCAATACTCCGGTGATTTTATACGGGGATTTAAATGGCGATGGAGTAGTTAACACAATAGATATAAGTTTATTGGGAAGATACATACTTGAAATAATTGATGGTTTCAGTGTTCCACTTGAAGCAGCAGATGTAAACGGGGATGGCGATATAAATACCCAGGATCACACACTTATGACAAGATATTTAATGGAATTGATAACAGAATTTCCGGTAGAAAGAAACAGATAA
- a CDS encoding stalk domain-containing protein, with amino-acid sequence MSMRKIILLTIIVSLVFTSTLPAYSAIMVNPFFAISSNLEYQEIKENLKDGHHMYFQWGRLARNNEGIIQFTDKMYFGISPYDNRTEYGFPTKISAGGHFEYIVQPGDSLFSISRKFEIPHFLIAEYNELEDSNLISAGSSLKIPKTEPDLSSKHHYKEAFPNGKALLSIYFDAEQYKDNKNAAIEFLNMDNHSWDKYIIQPIIDTVNNYQFDGVVLDFEAFRDSFNTGYYSTSQRTGLKEKYNSFIKRLKDALKDKLLIVIVHPTNVGGYFDGYDIAQIEKISDYIILMAYDYQYVQKYTDSENVPAGLHGKVKTIESSYNNQPYVQPFWKVEEAVVKLLEIVENPQNVLLGVSIVGMEWVKYKRNVGGKDYFYYELNRPELSSIEMAGSKEEFLDEPVIYRKIVPSNKISNEKRKELIKDNGDVLVEIEYHFETPESLYLKYYNIVKNYNLSGLTVWRLGKGSSRVWEGLLKMFPLDEESDNENKNENVIDENNDKNNEDNENDDKNGIEIILKIGQKYMTVNGEVKEIDPGRDTTPVIINDRTLVPIRAIIESVGGEIFWDGEKKKVTVEYKDIEIEMVIDSKEMLVNQKTFINDVAPQIINGRTYMPLRFLLENLGFNVEWDGAERTVNIFID; translated from the coding sequence ATGAGTATGAGAAAAATTATACTTTTAACAATAATAGTATCCCTTGTATTTACATCAACCTTGCCGGCTTATTCAGCAATTATGGTTAATCCCTTTTTTGCCATTAGCAGCAATTTAGAATACCAGGAGATAAAGGAAAACTTAAAAGACGGTCATCACATGTATTTCCAATGGGGGAGGCTTGCCAGAAATAACGAAGGTATAATCCAGTTTACAGATAAAATGTATTTTGGCATAAGCCCGTATGATAATAGGACTGAATATGGATTTCCAACTAAAATATCAGCCGGGGGACATTTTGAATACATAGTCCAGCCGGGGGATTCTCTTTTTTCAATATCAAGAAAGTTTGAAATTCCGCATTTTCTTATAGCAGAGTACAATGAATTGGAAGATTCCAATTTAATTAGTGCAGGTTCTTCTTTAAAAATTCCTAAAACAGAACCTGATTTAAGCAGCAAACATCATTATAAAGAGGCTTTTCCCAATGGAAAGGCACTGCTTTCAATTTATTTTGATGCCGAACAATATAAGGACAACAAAAATGCTGCAATTGAATTTTTAAATATGGACAATCATTCCTGGGACAAGTACATAATACAGCCAATAATTGATACAGTTAATAATTATCAGTTTGACGGGGTGGTTTTGGATTTTGAAGCCTTCAGGGATTCTTTTAACACCGGCTACTACAGCACTTCCCAAAGAACCGGTTTAAAAGAAAAATATAACAGTTTTATAAAAAGGTTAAAAGATGCCCTTAAGGATAAGCTGCTCATCGTAATTGTTCACCCCACTAATGTGGGTGGTTATTTTGACGGGTATGATATAGCCCAAATAGAGAAGATTTCTGATTATATTATTCTCATGGCATATGATTATCAATATGTCCAAAAATATACCGACAGTGAAAATGTACCTGCAGGACTTCATGGAAAAGTAAAGACAATAGAATCTTCATACAACAACCAGCCTTATGTACAGCCTTTTTGGAAAGTGGAAGAGGCGGTGGTAAAGCTTTTGGAAATAGTTGAAAATCCCCAAAATGTTCTTTTAGGAGTTAGTATAGTGGGAATGGAATGGGTTAAGTATAAAAGAAATGTGGGGGGAAAGGATTATTTCTATTATGAGCTTAACAGGCCGGAATTAAGTTCTATTGAAATGGCAGGTTCTAAAGAGGAATTCTTAGATGAGCCTGTAATATATAGAAAAATTGTACCTTCCAATAAAATATCTAATGAAAAAAGAAAAGAACTTATTAAAGATAACGGGGATGTGCTTGTTGAAATAGAGTATCATTTTGAGACTCCCGAGAGCCTTTATTTGAAATATTATAACATTGTAAAAAACTACAATCTTTCAGGTCTAACTGTCTGGAGACTGGGAAAGGGAAGCAGCAGGGTGTGGGAAGGTCTTTTGAAAATGTTTCCTCTTGATGAAGAATCCGATAATGAGAATAAGAATGAAAATGTTATTGATGAAAATAATGATAAAAACAATGAAGATAATGAGAATGACGACAAAAACGGTATTGAAATAATTTTAAAGATTGGTCAAAAATACATGACTGTTAATGGAGAAGTAAAAGAAATAGATCCGGGAAGGGACACAACACCTGTAATTATTAATGACAGGACTTTAGTGCCTATAAGGGCAATTATTGAATCCGTTGGCGGAGAGATTTTCTGGGATGGTGAGAAGAAAAAAGTAACCGTTGAATATAAAGACATTGAAATAGAAATGGTTATTGACTCTAAAGAAATGCTGGTAAATCAAAAAACCTTTATCAACGATGTTGCCCCTCAGATTATAAATGGAAGAACCTATATGCCATTGAGATTTTTGCTTGAAAACTTAGGGTTTAATGTAGAGTGGGACGGGGCAGAGAGGACAGTCAATATTTTCATTGATTGA
- a CDS encoding cupin domain-containing protein, with translation MKDMHNFFSYPCTQSFQMYNPYNLCPYTYMPNMMMYNPDFWNQLSHNYSFSHYKGEYNYYIELKDYGSNPFVVNIEKAANQNKNFRTALWTGKYLQLTLMSINAGDDIGLEVHTDHDQFIRIEEGEGIVKMGDCKDKLDFQKKVSDGYVILIPAGKWHNLINTGKKPLKLYSIYAPPEHPYGTVQKNKKALETTEKKHC, from the coding sequence ATGAAGGATATGCATAATTTTTTTTCATACCCATGCACTCAGAGTTTTCAAATGTATAATCCTTATAATTTGTGTCCCTACACCTACATGCCTAATATGATGATGTACAATCCGGACTTTTGGAACCAGCTCTCCCATAATTATTCTTTCTCACACTACAAAGGAGAATATAATTACTATATTGAGTTAAAAGATTATGGTTCCAATCCCTTTGTGGTCAATATTGAAAAGGCTGCCAACCAAAACAAGAATTTCCGCACAGCCCTTTGGACAGGAAAATACCTGCAGCTAACTTTAATGAGTATTAATGCCGGTGACGACATTGGATTAGAAGTTCACACTGACCATGATCAATTTATACGCATCGAAGAAGGTGAAGGAATTGTTAAAATGGGAGACTGCAAAGACAAACTGGATTTTCAAAAAAAAGTTAGTGACGGCTACGTCATCCTCATACCTGCCGGCAAGTGGCACAATTTAATTAACACAGGCAAAAAACCTTTAAAACTATACTCTATATATGCGCCCCCTGAACATCCATACGGCACGGTGCAAAAAAACAAAAAAGCATTAGAAACCACTGAAAAAAAACACTGTTAA
- a CDS encoding sialate O-acetylesterase, translated as MKAFGFKGFLLVLTFILTAVFFTPLASIPATASPLYGDANYDGVINSSDATLMMRHILDVSRVSDESIIDLNGDGYVNSNDYSLLNRYILEIISEFPVENSKPEPTPTATPEPEFHVFLLLGQSNMAGYPKALPEDKVKDERVLVLGFDDNPATGRRKDEWDVACPPLHDSWNNALGPGDYFGKTMIEHVPDGGTIGLVPCAISGERIETFMKSGGSKYDWIIHRARIAQQSGGVIKGIIFHQGESNNGDPSWPHKVKTLVEDLRKDLGIGGVPFIAGELLYSGNCAGHNTLVNQLPSIISNCYVVSANGLVVDPSDTTWNLHFSRDSQVILGKRYAEKMIEALGW; from the coding sequence GTGAAAGCATTTGGTTTTAAAGGCTTCTTATTGGTACTGACATTTATATTGACAGCTGTTTTTTTTACACCATTAGCATCTATACCTGCAACTGCATCACCCTTATATGGGGACGCAAATTATGACGGAGTTATCAACTCTTCAGATGCTACTTTAATGATGAGACATATTTTAGATGTCTCAAGAGTAAGTGATGAATCAATTATTGATCTTAACGGTGATGGATACGTGAATTCAAATGATTATAGCTTATTAAACAGATATATACTTGAAATTATTTCTGAATTTCCTGTTGAAAATTCCAAACCAGAGCCAACGCCTACTGCTACACCTGAGCCTGAGTTTCACGTTTTTCTTTTGCTAGGTCAGTCTAATATGGCTGGATACCCGAAAGCCCTGCCTGAAGACAAAGTAAAAGACGAGCGTGTGCTGGTACTAGGATTTGACGATAATCCTGCCACCGGGCGCAGGAAAGATGAATGGGATGTAGCATGCCCGCCTCTGCATGACAGCTGGAACAATGCATTAGGTCCTGGAGACTATTTTGGTAAAACCATGATAGAGCACGTTCCAGACGGTGGTACCATTGGTCTTGTGCCATGTGCTATTAGTGGCGAAAGAATTGAAACTTTCATGAAATCCGGTGGCAGCAAGTATGATTGGATTATTCACCGTGCAAGAATTGCACAGCAAAGTGGTGGAGTAATAAAAGGTATTATATTCCATCAAGGTGAGTCAAATAATGGGGATCCTAGCTGGCCTCACAAAGTTAAGACTTTGGTAGAAGACCTTAGAAAAGATTTAGGAATAGGAGGTGTACCATTTATAGCAGGTGAATTACTCTACAGTGGAAACTGTGCCGGTCACAACACTTTAGTAAATCAATTGCCTTCAATAATTAGCAATTGTTATGTGGTATCTGCAAACGGACTGGTTGTAGATCCTTCTGATACAACCTGGAATCTTCATTTTAGCCGAGATTCACAGGTCATTTTAGGTAAAAGATATGCAGAAAAAATGATTGAAGCTTTGGGATGGTAA
- a CDS encoding YkvI family membrane protein — translation MENKKVTILKVAATYIGTVVGAGFASGQETLQFFAVFKGKGLMGLFIVTILFTVFGYIIMDLGRELNSKSHLEIIKHTSGKFLGTMLDYLIIFFLFGALTAMLAGSGALVNQQFGINSVWGNLLMGIFTVITVLAGLKGVINSISTVVPFLIVSCVGISLFSVLFIPPTTTEFVMVSAEASGLIRNWVWAAILYTSYNIVLAISVLGPLGVKGQDKKTIRNGAILGGIGLGAAAIAIYLAVMNNLNTVQNYEVPMLFIASRLSYAVQIIYSIVLIAEIYTTAVGSLYGFSARITDLNGKYAKYIIIGTAFFAFIASQLGFSNLVKYLYPIVGYAGIILLVTLLITKLKTLKKVKI, via the coding sequence ATGGAAAATAAAAAAGTAACAATATTAAAAGTGGCTGCAACATATATCGGAACAGTTGTCGGGGCAGGTTTTGCTTCCGGTCAGGAAACATTGCAGTTTTTTGCCGTGTTTAAAGGCAAAGGGCTTATGGGTTTATTCATTGTAACAATACTCTTTACAGTATTTGGATATATAATAATGGACCTTGGCAGGGAATTAAATTCAAAATCCCATTTAGAAATAATAAAACATACCAGCGGAAAATTTCTTGGCACCATGCTGGATTATCTTATAATTTTTTTTCTGTTTGGTGCATTAACTGCAATGCTAGCCGGTTCCGGAGCATTGGTAAACCAACAGTTCGGAATAAACAGTGTATGGGGTAATTTATTAATGGGTATTTTTACAGTAATTACGGTGCTTGCCGGCCTTAAAGGAGTAATTAATTCAATTAGTACGGTAGTGCCCTTTTTAATTGTTTCTTGTGTTGGAATAAGTTTATTTTCCGTATTATTTATACCTCCTACAACAACTGAATTTGTAATGGTGTCAGCAGAAGCTAGCGGACTTATAAGAAATTGGGTTTGGGCTGCTATTTTGTATACCTCATACAATATTGTACTTGCTATTTCAGTGTTGGGACCCCTAGGGGTTAAGGGGCAGGACAAAAAAACCATTAGAAATGGTGCCATATTAGGAGGGATTGGCCTTGGAGCTGCTGCCATTGCAATTTATCTGGCTGTCATGAATAATCTTAATACTGTACAAAATTATGAAGTACCAATGCTTTTTATAGCCAGTAGACTTTCGTATGCTGTACAGATTATTTATTCCATAGTGCTAATAGCAGAAATATATACTACGGCGGTGGGAAGCCTTTATGGTTTTAGCGCCAGGATTACTGATTTAAATGGAAAGTATGCAAAATATATTATTATAGGTACTGCATTTTTTGCATTTATTGCAAGCCAATTGGGATTTTCAAATCTTGTCAAATACCTCTATCCAATAGTAGGATATGCAGGCATAATACTGCTTGTAACACTGCTTATAACAAAATTAAAAACCTTAAAAAAAGTAAAAATTTAA
- the hydG gene encoding [FeFe] hydrogenase H-cluster radical SAM maturase HydG, with product MKFLDKYKEYFKEYDEMEKDFIDDEKIWEQLNKHVNPSKENVKKVLEKAEKKIRLEPEEMAILIQNKDPETINEMYKLASKLKKDVYGDRIVFFAPLYISNKCVNNCKYCGFRKENGKIQRKTLTMEEIEEEVKIMISEGQKRTILVYGESPETTIDFICDSIRQVYNTKFENGEIRRANINCAPLSREELKKLKEVGIGTYQVFQETYHHETYRKMHPENTIKGHYRWRLYSQDRAMDVGLDDVGIGVLFGLYDWRFELMGLLYHTIHLEEKYNGVGPHTISVPRIEPAIGTSYPSEAKYAVRDEDFKKLVAILRLSVPYTGIILTAREKPEVREEVLPLGVSQIDAGTRIGVGGYKKSRGNELPEKEQFQLGDLRSLDVVIGETCKMGELPSFCTACYRAGRTGEEFMEVAKSSFVHNFCMPNAILTLKEYLLDYASEETKKAGEEAIKKHLDKLKDGKTKEFVLEALNRMEQGERDIRV from the coding sequence ATGAAATTTCTTGATAAGTATAAAGAATATTTTAAAGAATATGACGAAATGGAAAAGGATTTTATAGATGATGAAAAAATATGGGAACAACTTAATAAACATGTAAATCCGTCAAAAGAAAATGTAAAAAAAGTTCTTGAAAAGGCGGAAAAGAAAATAAGGCTAGAGCCTGAAGAAATGGCTATCCTAATTCAAAATAAAGACCCTGAGACAATTAATGAAATGTATAAACTGGCCAGCAAATTAAAGAAAGATGTTTACGGGGATCGCATTGTATTTTTTGCCCCTCTATACATAAGTAATAAATGTGTGAATAACTGCAAATACTGTGGTTTTAGAAAAGAAAACGGGAAAATCCAAAGAAAAACCCTTACCATGGAGGAAATAGAGGAAGAAGTAAAAATAATGATTAGTGAGGGGCAGAAAAGAACTATACTTGTTTATGGTGAATCCCCTGAAACAACTATAGATTTTATATGTGACAGCATACGGCAGGTTTACAACACCAAATTTGAAAACGGGGAAATCAGGAGGGCTAATATAAATTGTGCACCTCTATCCCGGGAAGAACTTAAGAAGCTAAAAGAAGTGGGAATCGGAACATACCAGGTGTTTCAGGAAACATACCATCATGAAACCTATAGAAAAATGCATCCAGAAAATACAATTAAAGGACATTACAGATGGAGGCTTTATTCTCAGGACAGGGCAATGGATGTAGGACTTGACGATGTTGGCATTGGGGTTCTTTTTGGCCTTTACGACTGGAGATTTGAACTTATGGGACTTTTATATCACACCATTCACTTAGAGGAAAAATATAATGGTGTCGGTCCCCACACTATTTCTGTTCCAAGAATAGAACCGGCTATTGGTACATCGTATCCTTCAGAAGCTAAATACGCTGTAAGGGATGAAGATTTTAAAAAGCTGGTGGCAATACTAAGGCTTTCAGTGCCGTATACAGGAATAATATTGACAGCCCGTGAGAAGCCGGAAGTAAGGGAAGAGGTTTTACCTTTGGGGGTTTCACAAATAGATGCAGGTACACGTATAGGTGTGGGAGGATACAAAAAATCCCGGGGTAATGAGCTTCCTGAAAAAGAACAGTTCCAGCTTGGAGATCTACGTTCATTGGATGTGGTAATTGGTGAAACCTGCAAAATGGGTGAACTTCCTTCTTTCTGTACAGCTTGTTATAGGGCAGGAAGAACAGGGGAGGAATTTATGGAAGTAGCAAAATCAAGTTTTGTACATAATTTTTGCATGCCAAATGCAATACTCACACTGAAGGAATATCTTTTAGATTATGCATCAGAAGAAACAAAAAAAGCCGGCGAGGAAGCTATAAAAAAACATCTGGATAAGCTAAAGGATGGAAAGACAAAAGAATTTGTTTTGGAAGCGTTAAACAGAATGGAGCAGGGAGAAAGAGACATAAGAGTTTAA
- the hydF gene encoding [FeFe] hydrogenase H-cluster maturation GTPase HydF, translated as MNNTPRGNRLHIALFGKRNAGKSSLINALTNQKVAIVSEVPGTTTDPVYKTMEILPLGPVVLIDTPGIDDEGTLGELRVNKTKEVLRKTDIAILVTTCDSKWGKQEEELISRFKKRNLPFIIAVNKCEKKDAEKYFLHIKEISKAPVVKTSALTGEGIEELIKELVKLKKEDDQKLHLIDGLVKAGDLAVLVTPIDEAAPKGRLILPQQQVLRDILDNGAMALVVKETELEQSLKNLSRSPDIVITDSKVFDKVSKIVPEEIPLTSFSIIYARHKGNLDLFYKAVREIENLKDGDYILMAEGCTHHRKDDDIGTVKIPDLIKKKTGKQLNFHHVSGAYFKEDISKYRMVIHCGACMLNKREMEYRQMLSLENGIPMINYGIVLAYLNGIIDRAMKPFINTL; from the coding sequence ATGAACAATACACCCAGAGGAAACCGTTTACATATAGCTTTATTTGGAAAGAGAAATGCCGGAAAATCAAGTCTTATAAATGCACTGACAAATCAGAAAGTGGCTATTGTTTCAGAAGTCCCGGGAACCACTACAGACCCTGTGTACAAAACTATGGAAATTCTGCCTTTAGGACCTGTTGTACTCATTGATACACCGGGGATTGACGATGAAGGTACCCTTGGAGAACTTAGGGTAAATAAAACAAAAGAGGTACTGAGAAAAACCGATATTGCAATACTTGTTACAACCTGTGATTCAAAATGGGGAAAACAAGAGGAAGAACTGATAAGCCGTTTTAAAAAAAGAAATCTGCCCTTTATTATTGCCGTGAATAAGTGTGAAAAAAAAGATGCTGAAAAATACTTTCTTCACATTAAGGAAATTTCAAAAGCACCTGTGGTTAAAACTTCTGCATTGACGGGTGAGGGAATAGAAGAACTTATAAAAGAGCTTGTAAAATTAAAAAAAGAAGATGACCAAAAGCTGCACCTTATAGACGGGCTTGTTAAAGCCGGAGATTTGGCGGTGCTGGTTACACCTATTGACGAAGCAGCACCTAAAGGAAGGTTGATACTTCCCCAGCAGCAGGTTTTAAGGGATATTTTAGATAATGGGGCAATGGCGTTGGTTGTAAAGGAAACAGAGCTGGAACAGTCTCTTAAAAATCTTTCCCGCAGCCCGGATATTGTTATTACCGATTCAAAGGTTTTTGACAAAGTGAGTAAAATAGTTCCTGAAGAAATACCTCTTACGTCCTTTTCAATTATATATGCAAGACACAAGGGGAATTTAGATTTATTTTACAAGGCTGTCAGGGAAATTGAAAACCTTAAAGACGGGGATTATATTCTCATGGCTGAAGGATGTACCCACCACCGTAAGGACGATGATATCGGGACTGTAAAGATACCTGACCTTATCAAAAAGAAAACGGGAAAACAGTTAAATTTTCATCATGTTTCCGGAGCTTATTTCAAGGAGGATATATCAAAGTACAGGATGGTAATTCACTGTGGTGCATGCATGCTAAATAAAAGGGAAATGGAATACAGGCAGATGCTTTCATTGGAAAACGGCATTCCTATGATAAATTATGGAATAGTTCTTGCTTACCTTAACGGTATAATTGACAGGGCAATGAAGCCTTTTATAAATACTTTATAA